ACTAGCCATAGATTTGTACTTCACCCCATCCACAAACATTGTGGTTGATATAGGGatgatttgttctttctttgttcaaagAGTTAATTTATCACCTTCTATAGACATTTGTTTACATGGACACCTATGTAGCTTGATGAAGAGAAATCAAATATTCATCTCTGATAGAATTAATAAATATCACTCAAAATTCTAAGAATAATTCAGAAATGTATTCACTTTTAGAATTCACTAGAAAGAGtttatacattaattatatataatccTTAGTATCTGTTTGCTGCTGCCATGAGtagatttctgtttctgtaacatAATTAAGTACATATAGAAACCAAAGAGGTCTTCACTACCTTCATACTGGCTCCTGATGTTCACTTTGATGGCATTCATTGTATGATGGTAAGGATTAACAGATTTTCACATGATGTGTGGTGTGGAATTGTGTAGAATTTCTGATTTAGCCCTGAGACTACTTAAAATAATGCACCAACTTggcatatatcatatattttgttTACATGTCCAGTGTCCTGCTCTGAATAGTCTTCACATCCAAGATTGAAGACAATAGAATGTGTGCTATGCCAAGGGTACAGGCAGGCTTTTGCATTTCCATTCATGATTACCAGTAAATACATCTTATTGGATTAGGGAACTATACACATGGAATTGGCTTGTAACTCTATTTCTATCCATGAGTATTATGCCAGCAAAATATGGTACTTGCTTCTAAGGACTCTAGTAAAACAAGTATTCCAGTGTGAATACTCTTCCTTTACCTGTCATGTCATTATTATAGGTGATTAGAGCTAAACTTaaaaaaggcatttatttctGGCAACAGAGGAATACTCAACAAATCAATAAAGTTATTTGTACAGCATTTTATAGAGCCAAAAAGTTCAAAAGTAGGATTTGTAGAACTGGAATAGCGGAAAAGAAGTAAGTACACTCTCAATATGTCTCATTTTATTAGACACTCATTTCTATTATTAatgatagaaaaattaaaaagagcatGCTTGTtagaattgctttaaaataaattcactATAACAGAACAAGAATATTCTAAAGAGGAAGAGAGTATGTCAGAATTcatagaaacttttaaaatgaacataTATTTAGGACTGTCTCATAATTGTGTTACACTCAATCATTACCTCTGTAACTTTACAGGGAAGAAAtgcaataaattaaaaactgaatgaAACTTGTGTGGACTTCACCAGGGATCTCCTTTTCCATGGAAGTGTTAGACAGTGAGGAGTAGGATACTTACTAAGATGGATTCCCTTCTCATTGTTATATAGCTGCTCTTTAAGTTAGGTCTACCTTGCAATGTGAACTGGCCAATGCTTTCTCCTTCAAGGATCTTTCCTCTAGTAATACCTAGGTCCTGAAGTGTTTAAATGGTTCCCCCTTATCTTTTCTTTAAGGTGGTCCAAGGACAGAGTTAAGAATATTGTCACCATAAAATAAGCAGGATTATACACAATTAACACATTCAAGTGGCTTCTTTGAGTGAAATATATGCTTTACTACCAAAAGAACTGAAAGCCCAAGATGCTTTACTACCTCCTTTAGGCAAATAAAGTCAAGTGCATGGGGCACCTATGTGTTTCTGAGTGCAGGTATAGACTATAAAATGTGATGTGCTTTACAAACTAAGGACTTAATCCTCTGATCTCGAGGTGACAACACCACCCTACACAACAGCCAGTCCCTTGCCTCTTGGGAAAAAGCTCAGTTGTCAGATTGAACTCATTACATGAGTTCTAAAATGTGAATTTTACTAACCTTCACACTGTTCTCTTACTTGACCTATCTTGATTGGATCATCAGACATAAATTTTTTTGATAGATCTTCCTGTTCATTCAGTgcttttcatatttctttgtttttgttttacctccTTTTTTTGAGATGCTGACTTAAGATGGCCTAGGACATTTCATGGAACCATTTTAGACTTTTATTTCAAATCTGGTTATGCTGAATCCAAATaatagacacacaaatatacatatacatatacatacacatatacatatacacacatgcacacacacacacacacacacacatacatacatttacttCAGTAGAGCAATCTTAGAAATAATATAgctagaatgttctagaaacatGGAATAGGCCGTGGGAAACTTACAGGAGCAGTTACTTCCTCACACAATTCTTGAAATCTCCTGGCATCAGGGCATTATATCCATGCCTGAACTCAGCATGGGAAGTGAAGAGCAAAGTAGCTGCTCCCTATTCAGTCAATCTATATTGGAAATCCCGAGACTTTGTGGAAAGGATAATTGGCATCAGGGGACTATTTATGGTATGGAGATTAAACTAACATGAATAAACATCTCTGGTTTCTTGTCACATACTATCAAAACAAACAGGCTAGAAGGGTCTTGCTGCGCCTTGGGTCCACAAGTTGGATATTATTATTACAGGGGCCCGCCTTGCTCATTCCATTTGTTCTCACAGTTGCTGCCATGCCAAGTCCCATGGAGAACTGCAGTGTCTCTCAAGTCAGAGCTCAAGGAAGCCAAGTTTCCTGAaccccacataaaataaaattcttccagaCATTTAAGTCCTAAATGGAGAAAAGTTACAGGAATGGCAAATGATAGTTGCCTTGTCAGACCTCACAGATAAACTAGGCTCACTGCTCTTTCTGCTATGCCAGGGGAAAGAACCTGGATAGTTTGTATAGTTTACAAGTActgggttcacacacacacacacacacacacacacacacacacacacacacacacaaagttttgcCAattttagatgtatttctttgtgACATAATATCTCCCAATGTCCCTCTCTCACAGGGCATTGAAAGCCAATGTTACTTTCCAAGGTGAATTTACTTTCCCTCATAACTTCTTACTCTATTGGGCTCCCTGATAAACACACCACTTAAAGGAAGAGTTGACACTGCTTTCTTTGTCACAGACAAACTCCATTTTCTCCAATAAAAGCATGTCTAACAATATGGTATTACCAGGAACGATTGTTAAAGACAAATACTACAGAACTCAATAATTCAATTCTAATGTAAGGTTACAAGACCAAGTACCTAAGAAACTAATGAGTAAAGTTTAGAAACTGGACTACAAAGAGAGGCACATTTGTCTATTTCTTGTTTAAAATAGCAAAGTCTGTATCTCCATTGGTCCTTTTCAAAATGACACATATATCAAAGGACTACAGTAGCAAAAACTACCTGAGCTCTTAAGCTGGGTAAAGGAGATCAGTTTTTCTGGTGAATCATGTGTGTTCCAGAAAACCAATGGCAAGTGAGAGAATGAGAATCCCTAAATtacaagacagaaaagagaagagaaaagagggaaaacaatacaaaaaagcAGACCAGGTAACCCTGCCATAGTTCAGATGAAGTATTCCCGTTTGCACTCGCTGGCTGTGTTTTGCAAGTCAATGGCATTTCTGAATGAATTGCATAAATTCTCTGGGTATTCCTTCTCCTTCGTCTGATTGGTGCAGTGTGACTGCTTATGCAGATACAAGAAGCGGATCATGATTCCGATTACACAAAAAGTGACAAATGTCACCAATGCTATGATACCTGTATTAaaagaaaggggaacagaaaaTTTGTCACTGGGAAAATTAAGTATAAAGAAGATCAAACattgttgaaaacaaaacaacaccaagaCAATGCACAAAGCAAATCTACTCAGTATTCAAACTAAAGACTTGCTCAGAAGCACTTGACCTTCGGTTTCTATAAAAATTTCCTGGAAGCACAGTACTGAGTGTGAAAGGCTATTTCTTTTAGAAGGTTATGTTgataagcaaaaaataaatgtgGAGTTGAAACAATAAAGGATCTGTGTGGTTTCTGAGtactgttttgctgttgttgttgttatggatCAATCCCAGTCTCCAaagattttaaattctttaagcCTAGCCAAGAATTCCTTGATTGAaattcctgcctctctctctctctctctctctctccctctctctctctctctctctctctctctctgtttctctctctctgtttctctctgtctttctgtctctatgtctctctacTCCCCCTCTcactttctgtgtttgtgtgtgtgtgtgtgtgtgtgtgtgtgtgtagatgcatggATGCCATACTACTTATGTTAATGAaaaaacaactttcaggagtctaaTATTGCCTTCCACtttgttttgaggcaaagtcttaaaaaaaagtcttgcaATTTCTGCCATTTCAGCATCCTCAGCTACTTAAAGagacattatttaaaaatgaacagacCAAAAGTCAACCCAGTCAGCAAGACAGAGTATGTGTACAAAATTGATAGTTAACAGTGACAgaacattgaaattttatttgtcaaaaataaaagcattcttTTAAAGAACACACAGTTACATAGTTCATATTTTCTAAGTTGTCTAATTACTGAGAAAAGTATGTATTTTAGAAACTTGGTTTTGGCCATTGTTCAGCCTTGACAAAAATTCTGTGGCCTAAATGCCATTGGTTATGTGAACAGATACCAGACATTTACATATATAGACCTTATTCGGCCAATTTCAATAGCTGTGACAATAACTAAGATTATTTACTTTCATCATATATTGTAAACTCattttgaaacatattttctaaatattttaaaacaagacaaaatacaGTATCAAAGTCAATAGTCTAATCTGGGTGGCAAAAAATGACTTTAAACCTTGAACTGTTAACTTAAAATGTGACAGATGTTGCCTCTTTCGTGCTGCTGGTTTGAAGGACTTCCTGCAGGCTGGCACCTGGGCAAGCTTCATAGGATCTCCTGTCAAGCTTTGATAGACTTCCCACTCTCAGAAAGATTCAACAGAACTTATGCATTAGTGCAGGAGGCAAAAAACTCAGTCTCTACTTATCAAATGAAAACTTACAGgcagaaaaagaactatacaattCTCAATGACATTTACTGATTTCAAATAATTATCAAGTCCTGTCCTCGTACCTAGAGAAGGCATTCAGGTCACATGGATATCTGAAGGACTTCACTAAGGAAAGGTTGTGATTCTCCTGTTCTGGTATGCTACTGTAATGGACTCTTTCCATTCCCATTCTTTTTTGGAACTGCTTCCTAGGCTGCTACCACTGTACGCGTTCCTCTGTCCTTCCTAATGTGTCCATTCTAGGAAGGCAGTAACACTATCTCTCACATTGTACCTATATATTTAATACAGGTCTGAACCAGAAATGGGAATAATGAAATGGGGGTGAAATGAAAGACTCCTGCTAATTTGAAGAAACTCCATCTGGTGTGAGTTCATTCATCCCAGTTGCCAGAATCCAGGGCTGAAATATTATGCTAGGGTGATGAATCATCAATGGATTTTCATATCCCAGGCACCTTACATTAAACTGAACTTGGGAGACAGTCCATGCTACAAGACGCAGATGGAGACATCAAATTATGGCAGGCATTAGACAAGCTGAGGCAGAATGAAAAGTGGTGACTCTTTCAGAACATAATTTTATTAcactgtttggtttctgttttagaAGTGACAACTGGATGCTTCTGAGTAAATGTTCTAGCTGTTGGTTCAGAATTCAGATACCTATTGAATTTGAAATAGAATGAATACAGGGAGCTGCTGTAACTGGAGCAGTGTCTGTGGTTAATCTTCTACAATGCCTGAAGAGGCAAAGTGCTAAACAGAGAGTGCCTATTTCTGGAAACTGTATGATCATAGGCGAGGAAGGCTTCAGACAACTTTCTTCAGAGAACAGGATCATAGACCTCTTTCCTGCTTTCAATAAGAAAGACAGATTACCTCCAATGACTGCTGAGTCACTTTGGACAGTGTCTGTGAGTGGTTCACGCTCATCTCTCTTTCCAATGGGATCTAGAAAGAGCGAAAGACACAGAAGGTAAGCTTGATGCTTTAGTCTATCAGATGGAGAGAATATGAAATGTATATCTATGACTTGTAACAAGATACCTTCAGTAAGGTACAAAGAAGCATTTGAAAGAAATCCAAATAAATGGCATTTAAAATGGTTACCTGAGTTAAATCTCAGATCCTGCATTAAAAGATGAATTCTACAACTCTAGTTTGTAAGCCTAGGGAAGGAATAGCTGGTCACATATCTATGTCATGTATAGAACAAGTTAGTCTGTGCCTCT
This is a stretch of genomic DNA from Rattus rattus isolate New Zealand chromosome 10, Rrattus_CSIRO_v1, whole genome shotgun sequence. It encodes these proteins:
- the LOC116911688 gene encoding contactin-associated protein like 5-4-like — translated: MGLLNTFSNPELWLYFIFLQLDQQLFTYNFSPRVEFWTLKSLVLGKVTDPIGKRDEREPLTDTVQSDSAVIGGIIALVTFVTFCVIGIMIRFLYLHKQSHCTNQTKEKEYPENLCNSFRNAIDLQNTASECKREYFI